One Thermoanaerobaculia bacterium DNA segment encodes these proteins:
- a CDS encoding TIGR00730 family Rossman fold protein, with amino-acid sequence MEIRSVCVYCASSSTAPAWLFDEVKAFGAGLAGRGWRLVYGGASVGVMGALADAALAAGGTVLGVIPTALVGREVAHSSLTELKVVDTMHDRKAEMFKSADAFVAFPGGFGTMEEFFEMLTWKQMGIHSKPIVFVNLHGYYDPLLAQFERAIADGIVRKEHRILYSVADDSEKVFAVLEDATVLNRAPGKWY; translated from the coding sequence ATGGAGATCCGATCCGTCTGCGTCTACTGCGCCTCCTCGTCGACGGCCCCCGCGTGGCTCTTCGACGAGGTGAAGGCCTTCGGCGCCGGACTCGCCGGCCGGGGCTGGCGCCTCGTCTACGGCGGCGCGTCCGTCGGCGTGATGGGCGCGCTCGCGGACGCGGCGCTCGCGGCGGGGGGCACGGTCCTCGGCGTGATCCCGACCGCGCTCGTGGGCCGCGAGGTCGCGCACTCGAGCCTGACCGAGCTCAAGGTCGTCGACACGATGCACGACCGCAAGGCGGAAATGTTCAAGAGCGCCGACGCGTTCGTCGCGTTCCCCGGCGGGTTCGGGACGATGGAGGAGTTCTTCGAGATGCTCACGTGGAAGCAGATGGGCATCCACAGCAAGCCGATCGTCTTCGTGAACCTCCACGGCTACTACGATCCGCTGCTGGCGCAGTTCGAGCGCGCGATCGCCGACGGGATCGTCCGCAAGGAGCATCGCATCCTCTATTCGGTGGCGGACGACTCGGAGAAGGTCTTCGCCGTGCTGGAGGATGCGACGGTGCTCAACCGCGCGCCGGGGAAGTGGTACTAA
- a CDS encoding sigma-54 dependent transcriptional regulator: MPRVLIIDDDASVRDAIKMILEYDGYETVSARDAASGLAELEARRPDAVLLDIKMPGMDGMEALDRIQEMDSPPPVLMISGHGDIATAVESTKRGAVDFLEKPLQRERLLLSVGNALSRRRLERENVSLKKRVAMEDVFVGVSPAVQGLREQIARAAPSDATVLITGESGTGKELIACEIQRLSKLASGPFVTVNCAAIPEELIESELFGHEKGSFTGAVRRQIGKFVEADGGTIFLDEIGDMSARAQAKVLRVLQEGEVEPVGQSKTQRVKVRVIAATNKELPEEIRAGKFREDLYFRLNVVPIAIPPLRERADDVPALVAHFAALYAERNGLRARRFDAGALEVLSRRSWPGNAREVRNLVDRVLIMTEADPIGAADLPPDARFSARDLAEQGSKIATLADFKEFTEREFLVAKLRENNWNVSKTSEAIQTPRSNLYKKLEHYGLTRDSSE, encoded by the coding sequence GTGCCCCGCGTCCTGATCATCGACGACGACGCGTCGGTCCGCGACGCGATCAAGATGATCCTGGAGTACGACGGGTACGAGACCGTGTCCGCGCGCGACGCCGCGTCCGGGCTGGCGGAGCTGGAAGCTCGCCGGCCCGACGCCGTCCTCCTCGACATCAAGATGCCGGGGATGGACGGGATGGAGGCGCTCGACCGGATCCAGGAGATGGATTCGCCGCCGCCCGTCCTGATGATCTCGGGGCACGGCGACATCGCGACGGCCGTCGAGAGCACGAAGCGCGGAGCGGTGGACTTCCTGGAGAAGCCGCTCCAGCGGGAGCGGCTCCTCCTGTCCGTCGGCAACGCGCTCTCCCGCCGCCGCCTCGAGCGGGAGAACGTCTCGCTCAAGAAGCGCGTCGCGATGGAAGACGTCTTCGTGGGCGTGAGCCCCGCCGTGCAGGGGCTGCGGGAGCAGATCGCCCGCGCGGCGCCCTCGGACGCCACGGTCCTCATCACCGGAGAATCGGGGACGGGCAAGGAGCTGATCGCTTGCGAGATCCAGCGGCTCTCGAAGCTCGCGTCCGGGCCCTTCGTGACCGTCAACTGCGCCGCGATCCCGGAGGAGCTGATCGAGTCGGAGCTCTTCGGCCACGAGAAGGGCTCGTTCACGGGGGCGGTGCGGCGGCAGATCGGCAAGTTCGTCGAGGCCGACGGCGGCACGATCTTCCTCGACGAGATCGGCGACATGTCGGCCCGCGCGCAGGCCAAGGTGCTCCGCGTCCTCCAGGAGGGGGAAGTCGAGCCGGTCGGCCAGTCGAAGACGCAGCGCGTGAAAGTCCGCGTGATCGCGGCGACGAACAAGGAGCTGCCGGAGGAGATCCGGGCGGGCAAATTCCGGGAGGATCTCTACTTCCGCCTGAACGTCGTCCCGATCGCGATCCCGCCGCTGCGCGAACGGGCCGACGACGTGCCGGCGCTCGTCGCGCATTTCGCGGCGCTCTACGCCGAGCGCAACGGCCTCCGGGCCCGGCGCTTCGACGCCGGCGCCCTCGAGGTGCTGTCGCGCCGCTCCTGGCCGGGAAACGCGCGCGAGGTGAGGAACCTCGTCGACCGCGTGCTGATCATGACCGAGGCGGACCCGATCGGCGCCGCGGACCTCCCGCCCGACGCGCGCTTCTCCGCGCGCGACCTCGCCGAGCAGGGCTCGAAGATCGCCACACTCGCCGACTTCAAGGAGTTCACCGAGCGCGAATTCCTGGTCGCGAAGCTCCGCGAGAACAACTGGAACGTCTCGAAGACCTCCGAAGCGATCCAGACGCCGCGCTCGAACCTGTACAAGAAATTGGAGCACTACGGGCTCACCCGCGACTCCTCGGAATAG
- the pyrE gene encoding orotate phosphoribosyltransferase, with product MNWRHELDQTGALLTGHFRLSSGLHSDRYLQCALILQWPERARRIGDALADLLGSFSPSVVVGPALGGVIIGHETARALGVRCVFTERKDGSMQLRRGFRFSKGEPAVVVEDVFTTGKSTRETIAAVEQQGARVVAAGSIVDRGLSPDALVVPWRSLLAIDAPSWPENACPLCAEGFPVESPGSRHPAA from the coding sequence GTGAATTGGCGGCACGAACTCGACCAAACCGGAGCCTTGTTGACGGGCCACTTCCGGCTTTCGTCCGGACTCCACAGCGACCGCTATCTCCAGTGCGCGCTCATCCTGCAGTGGCCCGAGCGCGCGCGGCGGATCGGCGACGCGCTCGCCGACCTGCTCGGGTCGTTCTCTCCGTCGGTCGTCGTCGGACCCGCCCTCGGGGGCGTGATCATCGGCCACGAAACCGCGCGCGCCCTCGGGGTCCGCTGCGTCTTCACCGAGCGCAAGGACGGGTCGATGCAGCTCCGGCGCGGGTTCCGGTTCTCGAAGGGAGAGCCGGCCGTCGTGGTCGAGGACGTCTTCACGACGGGAAAATCGACGCGCGAGACGATCGCCGCCGTGGAACAGCAGGGGGCCCGCGTCGTCGCCGCGGGCTCGATCGTCGACCGCGGCCTGTCGCCGGACGCGCTCGTCGTCCCATGGCGCTCGCTGCTGGCGATCGACGCCCCTTCCTGGCCGGAAAACGCCTGTCCGCTGTGCGCCGAAGGCTTCCCGGTCGAGTCGCCGGGGAGCCGGCACCCGGCGGCATGA